From Bacillus oleivorans:
TAGTTTTCCATCTGCAATCGTTGGTTCAAATGGTTCAGTCAGCCATTCATCAAAAGGTTCAGGAGGCTGAACATCATAATGATTATAGAAAAGCAGTGTTTTGCTTGAATCCCCATTGCTTCCAGCGGCAAAAAATCCATAGACAACCGGGTTTCCTCCAAGATTATCTAAAACCTCAGATTCCCCTCCAACCTCTTTAATCATGTTTACCACAAAGGCAACGGTCTCAGGAATGGCTTTATTCTGAGCTGAAATTGTAGGAAAACGAAGATAGCTTTTTAAGGTTTCAAGCGCATTAGGAACAAGCTCTTTTACTGCATTTTGTAAGGATTCTAATTGTGGACTAGTCATAAAAAAATCTCCCTTCAGGACATGATATTAATTATTTCGACACCCGAAGGAAGATTCCTTTTATTCATTTAAATAATTTATAAAATTTTTAGGCTGTTTTCGCATACTTTGTTGTTTTTTAGTGGAATGGAGCGTAAGACACTTGAGTCCTCATAAAATGCTTCGCATTTTCTTCGTGCGATGCTTATGCTGCCGAAGCGTTCCTTGTCCTGTGGGAAGAAGAGGTGTGGCCTCTAGACCCCGCAGGCAAAGCCGAGGAGGCTCAGGCCACCTCCCCGGGGAATCTTGTGTCTGGAGCGCAATGGAACGGACACGTTTACTTCTACATTTTAAAAAATATATTCAGATACTACAATCTTTGCGAAAATAGCCAATTTTTAATATCATTTTATCTCTGGCTTGCAATCACATTTCTGACCCGGCTCACTGCAGCTTCGGATCCTCCTTTGTCTTGGACCCCTTCTACCATCATTGCAATTAGAAGTTCAGGGTTATCCAAGTTATAAGCAATAAACCAGCCGTTTTCTTTTCCTTGTACCCCTTGCTGCTCTTTAATTTCAGCTGTCCCCGTTTTCCCTGCAAGAGGATAACCGTCTATTCTGGCGGTTTTAGCAGTCCCATTCCGATCTTCAATTACTTTTCTCAATGAAGTATTTATTTGATTTACTATTTCCGCATTGACCAAATTTTCTTTCCACGGCTGGGAAGTTTCTTGTTCAGCTAGAAGTGTTGGCCTAAGCATCGTTCCCTTGTTAAGAAACGGGGTGTAGGCTGCCGCCAAGTGCACTATATTCATTTCAATCTGCCCCTGACCATAACCAGAGTCCGCAAGACGGATTTCATTCTCCAGATCGCCGATATTGCCGGGATCAAGTGGAAACGGATAATCGATTTCCTCACCAAAGCCAAAGCTTGTCAAACCTTCTGTAAACCCTTGTGCGCCAATTTGTAACGCTGCCTGTGCAAAATAAATATTGTCTGAAACAATGAGCGCCCGGTCAAGGTTTACCGGACCATTGGTATCTTTTACTCTGGTGACTTTATAATCACCCCACGAACTGTCCTTCTGCCATTGAAGCCCATTCACGTCTATCGTCCAATCTGGTGTGATGGCTCCTTGATTTAAACCGATAGCAGCTGTGATCGGCTTCATGACTGAACCTGGAGCATATCTCTGTTTGAAGCGGGTTGTCAGCGGTTTTAACGGATTTTCCTCAAGCTCTTGCCAAAACTGCCCAGTTGCTCCGAGGGTTGCAGTGTTAGGATTAAAAGACGGACTGCTGACAAGCGCCAGCGTTTCCCCGGTTAAAGGATGAAGGGCAATGCCGGTTCCCGGTTCTCCGTTCAGTTCATTATATATTTTCGTTTGCAGGTTCATATCAATCGTTAATGCAACATTTTCTCCATTCACTGCTTCTTTTTCGGCAAGAACCACTTCTGACCCATCTGCTTTCTCAATATAGATTTTTGCGCCGTTCTCCCCTTTTAGCCTTTCTTCGAGTACTTGTTCCATCCCTCTTTTGCCAACCACATCGCTGCTGGTATATCCTTTGCCTGATAATTCTTCGAGCTCCTCAGCTGTAATGGGCCCCACATATCCGACAAGATGTGCTGCCGCCTCCTTGTAAGGATAAACTCGGGCCGGTACATCCTTCTTTACAACAGAGGGGATTGAAGTCACTGCGGCAAGCAGTTCCGTTTCCTCTGTTGAAATCTTTTTAATCGGGACAAAGTAATCCGGCTGTACCCAGTCAGCATTTAACGCTTCCTGGATTCGTTCCGGGCTGACCCCAAGCAATTCTGAGATTTGTGATATAATCTCTTGCTCCTTGCCTTCCATTTGCCCTGGCACAATCCCAATTTCATAAGCAGTGCCGTTCATTGCGATTCCGTTGCCAAAGCGGTCTACTATCTCCCCTCTAAGAGAAGGAGTGCTAGTGAGCCTTATTTTATCCTCCGCTCCAAGCTCAGGAAATATAAAAGTCGTATCCCAGTGCACGTACCAGTTTTCAGCATCATTCCGCTCTTCTTTCTTTAACGGGGCACTATGCTGAAATGATATCGGCCCTGCGAGTGAGTTCATTTCTGCGGAGAATGAAAAATCAGCTTCTTCTCCCTCGACTTCTTCCTTCGGTGGATTGGTAGTGACTTTTAAGTCGCTTATCTCCAGATCACCATAAACTTTTTCATATCGTCCGACAAACTCTTCCTTTGTAATTCTTTGTTTAGCATCAGCTGTTAAAAAATCGTACATTTCAGCAAATTTTTGCTCATTCCACAGTTTGATATATTCTTTGAATCTACCTTGAGCAGTCGGTTCATTATTGCAGGCTGAAAGGAAAAATGTGACCAAAAGCATGAACAAAACGCATATCAATTTTTTCAAAATGTTCCCCCCATTGCTAATTCTATGACCCTTCTGATGGTTTATACTAAATGGGAAACTTGTTTTACGGAAGATGGTAAAATTGTCATCTGTACCCATACACATGACAGTGTGAAAGAAAAAAGTGCTGCATGGACCTGCAACACTTTACATTTTTCACCACTTTACAATTTATACTTATTACGCTTTCGAGCCTGTTTTCGAATGACTTCATCACGCTCGCCTCCATCAGACAATTCTTCAGCAAACTCGTGATCTTTGCTGCCTAGGATGGGAGCTGTTTCTATTTTCCTCTTATGTTTCATCAGTTCTCTCTCCTGTCACCCGCTCGTTTAAGTACTCGTTCTCACCTGTAGCGAAGGACACATCCTGAAGACTGTACTCCACATTTCCTAAATGCAGTGTACGGTGTTTGATTTTCTCATTATTGCCTGACGCGTTGGTCATATCGTTCCTTGGCTTATCTTCCATATTATCATTCTCCTTTAGTTTGGAATTATGGGGAAGCTTAACACCGATTTTCCTATATTTTTAATAGGCTTATCTTTGTTTTTCCCGAAATAACCCAAACTATGCTTAAACCAAGCAGGAGGCTTAAAGGCATTTAATCTTCATCTTTAATATCTATATCTTCTGGAATCGGTTCACTTAAATATTCAGCAATCATCGCCCGATAATGCTCGAGCTGTTGGAAATGAGTGTTAAACTGGTCTTTATTGATCAAGTATTGCTCCCCATCATGGACCGCACGAATTCGTTTTAGTAAAATCAGACTCTCAATATACGATTCGTCTAAAGATAAATATTCGGCAGTTTCTTTGATGGTTAGATACATTTCCCAAAACACTCTCCTTTTCTTCTTTATTTTTATTGTATATAAAATCAGGGGAATTTTACAGTAAAATGCCAGCTGTTTTACTATGTAAGCCTGAGAATTCCCTTTTTAGCTGGGGAGGTGCAGTTTTCTCATTTTTAAAATTTAGCTTCGACAATCTCCTCAATTTCTTGTATAGTTAACCAAACATAAGACAATGAAGAGAGGAGCAACTGCAATGGTCAATATAGAAAGACTCTGGGATAAAATCCACGAGCTTGCTTTAATTGGACAGACTGAGGACAATGGCGTTACCCGTTTTTCCTACACCAAAGATGAACATGAGGCGAATGAATTGGTGAAACAATATATGGAGCAAGCAGGGTTAGAGGTATCGTATGATGCAATTGGAAACTTAATCGGTTCGACACCTGGAAAAGAGGATTTGCCGGCCATTCTGTTAGGATCTCATATCGATACCGTCCCAAATGGCGGAAAATTTGACGGCAGCTTAGGGGTGTTGACGGCAATTGAAGTCATGCAATCGTTACAGGAGCAGCAAATCCGCTTAAAGCATCCGGTTAAGGTGATTGCTTTTAAAGATGAAGAGGGAGCAAGATTTGGCTTTGGTTTACTTGGAAGCCGGGCTGTCGCAGGAAGATTAAAAGACGAAGACCTAGATAAAAAGGATGCGAAAGGCATTTCCATCCGAGAGGCGTTAATCAATCAAGGCTATGATCCTGAAAAAATCGAAACAGCTAAAATGGATCACGTAAAAGCTTACATAGAGCTACATATTGAACAAGGCAAAGTATTAGAAAACCAAGAAGTTCCTGTTGGAAATGTGACGGGTATTGCTGGCCCGCTTTGGTTAAAGGTAAAACTAGAGGGAGAAGCTGAACATGCAGGGGCAACTCCAATGGGACAAAGAAAAGACCCATTAGTGGCAGCCAGTCTCGTGATCGCTGAAATTGAAAAATTGGCCAGTCAATATCCATATGCGGTTGCAACAGTTGGTTCTTTGTCGCTTACTCCTGGAGGAATTAATGTAATTCCTGGCAGTGTTGAATTTACAGTCGATATACGTGACATATCAGAGGAAATTCGAGACCAGCTTGAAAAAGAAATTACAGATTTCTCCATTCAAATTGGAAATGAGCGCGAGATAAAAGTAACGATTGAAGAACTGCAAAGGGTAGCTCCTGTATTATGTTCTGAAGATATTCAATCCCTTATTATGGAGAGCATTAGTGAACTGAATATTCCAGTTATCTCCTTGCCAAGCGGGGCAGGTCATGATGCGATGCAATTCAATCGTCTTTTTCCAGTTGGCATGATTTTTGTTCGTTCCAAGGATGGCATTAGTCATAATCCTAAAGAATTTACTTCCAAAGAGGACGTAAAAGCCGGAGCCGAAACCATGCTTAAAACATTAATAAAACTCGACGAACTCTAACCAGCTGGCGTAAGTAACAATTTTGTGTATCAAGAAAATTTCGGGTGGTGACAGGCACCTAACCATGGATATCAAACATTTACAGTATTTCATCGAAGTTACAAAATTCAATAGTTTTTCTAAGGCTGCGGATCATTTGTTTATTACGCAGCCTACAATTAGTAAGATGATTAAAAATTTAGAGGAAGAGCTGGGAGTCACACTGTTTGACCGCTCGCGGAAGCAGCTGACTTTGACGGATGCAGGGAAAATTATATTAGAGCAGGCTAAATTAATTGATAAAGCATTCAATAATTTAGAATCTGAACTAGATAATCTGCTTGAATTAAAAAAAGGACATATCCGGATAGGTTTACCTCCTATATTTGATGCTCATTTTCTCATTAAAATCATCGGTCTCTTTCATGAAAAGTATCCGGGCATCACGTTCCAATTAGAAGAAGATGGATCGAAAAAAATTGAGGAAGACGTAAAGAATGGCCTATTAGATGTGGGGGTCATCGTACTCCCAACAAAAGAAGAGGTATTTGACTATTTTGCTTTTATGGAAGAAGATCTGCAATTAATTCTTCACCCCTCCCATCCGTTAGCGAAAAAAGAAGAGGTCCAGTTGTCTGAATTGGCTGATGAATCCTTTATTTTATTTAATAAAGACTTTGTGTTAAATGATAAAATTGTTTCTTCCTGTAATATAGCCGGATTTACCCCGCACATCATTTCTGAGAGCTCTCAATGGTCCTTCATTGAAGAAATGGTGGCATCGAAATTAGGTGTATCCCTTTTACCGGAGAGTATTTGCGGACATTTAAAGGAGCATGTGAAAACAGTTAAAGTCGTGAATCCCTCGATCGGATGGAATTTAGCGATGATTTGGTCAAAAGAACTTTACCTATCCTATGCAGCAAAGGAATGGCTTCGCTTTACGATGGATCACTTTATACATCAGAATCAGTAAATATTATATCGGGGCTGTCCAAAAAGGTCAGATAACTGACTTTTTGGACAGCCCTTTTGATTTTTTAAATACTGAAAAGATGCAGAGGTAAGCATTTACATAGATAAAAGCTATAAATCCTATGAAAACTATCCATTTTACTTATAGAACAATGGGGCTTACACTTGGTTCGTGGCAAGGAAATCCTTTTAACAGGCATCGGGTTTCTAGATCCCAAAAAGAAAGGAAGTAAAATAGAATGGAACCTAAAAAAGTAAGTGAAAGCCGCATTATTAATACAGACCAAGTATTATCATGCGATTTAAATAACTATAATACCCTTTTTGGCGGAGTCTTAATGAAAAAGCTTGATAGTGCTGCAACCCTATCCGCCCGCAGACACGCGCGCGTCAAAGAATGTGTAACAGCATCGACCGACTCTATTGATTTTCTCTGTCCGATTCACCAAACGGATTCAGTCTGTATCGAATCATTTGTAACCTATACCGGAAGAACCTCAATGGAGATTTTTTGTAAGGTCATTGCTGAAGATATGTTAACAGGAGAACGCAGAATAGCTGCAACAGCCTTTTTAACATTTGTCGCATTAGATGAATATAAAAAACCAGTAGAAGTGCCAGGTGTTATTCCTGAGACAGAAGAGGAAAAATTCATTTACGAGACAGGTAAAGAACGGGCAGAAATGCGGAAGATAAGAAGACAAAAGAGTAAAGAACTTGCTCAATATATAACCGTTAAAAAGCCATGGGATCATTAAGTGGAAGGAGCTAAAACAATGACAACACTTTGCAGTCATGAAGATCTAATCGCCACTCAAGATGCCCTTAAACATGTTGAAAAATCCTATCCAGCCCTCTTTGAACAACTATTGCATATTGTCAATTTAACTCGTTCATTACAGCTTCGATATCAGTTTATGGGCTGTTTGCTAATGGATGAAGATCCAGGGAAAAATAAACCATCCTACCTTCACCATTCGGTATTAGAACTATATAAGAGAGAAATTCAAAAATTAAAAGACAATCCAGATTTTCCTGTCATCAAAAAGACGTTTAAGTCATTCAAGAAAGTCGGCTACGCCAAAATCAGCCTATTACTTCAAGGAGCAAAACCCGAAACACTTACAGGGTTATCTGTGATTAAATAAAAGGTGCCATTACCACCCAATTCAGGAGTTGTAAAACAAGAAATTTCGGGTGGTGACAGCACCTTTTCTACTTTTCTTTAAACTGTTTAATTGCTTCAATCCGGTTTTTCACTCCGAGTTTGTCGAGAATGACAGAGATATAGTTGCGGACGGTGCCGGTTTTGATTTGGAGGGTGTCAGCAATTTCTTTTGTGTCTTTACCGTCGGCGACGAGCTCTAAAACTTCTCGTTCCCGTTCCGTTAGAGGATTGGTTTCAACATTGTAAGCATCCTCGATCAGCTCTGGCGCGTATATCCGTCTTCCAGCCATGACACTGCGGATGGAGTTTGCCAAATCTTCACTTGGACTGTCCTTTAAGAAGTAACCGCTGACCCCGGCTTTTAAAGCACGCTGAAAATAGCCAGACCGAGCAAAGGTGGTTAATATAATAACTTTGCAATCATCATCCTTTAATTCTTCAGCGGCTTCTAGTCCGCTTTTTCCAGGCATTTCGATATCCATAATGACCACATCCGGATGAAGCTTTCGGACTAGGGCTACTGCTTCTTCTCCATTAGACGCTTTCCCCACTACTTCCATATCATCCTCTAAATCAAGCAATGAACCAAAAGCTCCTAACAACAGCTGTTGATCTTCTGCAATGACAATCCGAATCATGTAAACTCCTCCTTTTCAGGTTTCGTAAGATCAAGCGGTACTCGTAAACGTAAAGTAGTCCCATCCTTCGTCAATAGCCCTAAACTGCCATTTACAAATTCCAGGCGTTCTTTCATTCCTTTCAATCCATGACCCTGCATTAAATGTTGGGCTGATTGTTTAAATACACCATTATCATGTATGGTAACGATTGTTTCTGCCCGTGTTTGTTCAATTTTTATAGAGCAGCAAGTAGCTCCGCTATGCTTTACAATATTGGTCACAGCCTCTTTTAAACACATACTTAATATATGCTCGGTTAATAATGGCACATTGGATAATTCAAAATCTCCGACTTCCTCAAGGTGAATCTCGGCTGCATCTAGCAGTTCTTTAACCAGAACAAGCTCATCCTTTAGGCGAACCGCACGCATGGATGAAACCATTTTTCGGACTTCATTAAGGGCTGTTCTGGCAGTTTGTTGAACATCCTTCAATTCGTTTCGGGCTTGTTCCGGATTTTTATATAATAAACGTCTGGCTAAGTCACTTTTTAATCCGATTAAAGAAAGCTTCTGTCCAAGCGTATCATGGAGGTCACGGGCAATTCTCTGCCGTTCTTCCAACACACCTAATTCATGAATTCTCTTATTGGCATCTTCTAATTTTTCTTCTAACTGCCCCTTCTCATTCCGGTTATAAATGTTAAACGGAAGTAGAATCACACTAATCCAGATGACGATTACAAAGGGCAGCTGTTTCAAAAAGAGTTCATCCTGCTGCACAATACTAAAATTAATCGAGACCGAGGTGCTGATTAAATGAACAAAATAAAGAATAAGAAACGTAAGACGGTCTTTAATATTTCCAATATAATGCGCTAAGAAAAACGCAAAATACACATAGCTGTATAGGCTCGTTGTTGTAATCGAAATGCCGATCAGGAGAAATGTCCATAGATAAACGGGCCAGCCTTTAGCAAAAAAAGCAATGCGATATAGAATAAAAAAGATGAATGTCAATAAAATCCCAAGAATGATTTCGATTGTTGTGTCTGCTTGAATAATAAAATAAAAAGGCAGGATAAAAAGAATTACCCATATATAGGGAGATATACCGCTATTCTTTTGAAATGCCAAATACTTTTTAATTACATTCATAGGTATGAACCCTCTTAATCACAGGATTTTCTAACATATGCAGAAAAACAGGGCTTCTAAAATGGCCCTGTTTTTATCTTATCACTTCGTAAACATGCAAACTACCTGCTTATTTACGACTTAGACTGAGATGGAATATGGTTCATTCCTGGCAGCAATGGAACATCTTTAAAATGAACAAACTTCTTTTGATTCTCGTCCCAAAGCCGAAATCTAAGTGAAGTTAAGCTTGTTTTTAACGTGATGGTCGGTACATGCTTTAAAGCATCGGTATTTTTATGTGCCGCTTCCAATTGGTAATTCGGGACTCTTGGGCATAAATGATGAACATGGTGATAACCAATATTCCCTGTAAACCATTGAAGCACTTTAGGAAGCTTATAAAAAGAACTTCCTTCCACAGCGGCTAAAACAAAATCCCATTTTTCATTTGGCTCAAAATAAGAATCTTCAAATGTGTGCTGCACATAAAATAGCCATACCCCGATTGAACCGGCAATCAAAAAGATTGGTCCCTGTACTAAAAGGAATGCCTGCCATCCAATCGTGTAACAAAGAAGAGCAATAATGGCTGCAATCGCAATGTTTGTTATATATAAATTAATACGTTCTCCGCGTTTTGCGCTTTTTTTATTAAAACGGTTTTTCAATAGAAATACGTAAGTCGGACCTAAACCAAACATAATAAGAGGATTCCGGTATAGACGGTAACGGAAGCGTGTCCACGCTGATGCAGACCGGAATTCATCTACTGTTAACAGCCAGATATCGCCTGTTCCGCGTTTATCTAAATTTGAACTCGTCGCATGGTGAATGGAATGATCATGCTGCCATTGGCTATAAGGAAATAACGTGAGGATTCCCGTAATGGTTCCAAGAATTTTGTTGGCTTTTCTGCTTTTAAAAAAGGAGTGATGGCAGCAATCGTGAAAAATGATAAACATCCGCGTTAAAAGTCCAGCTCCAATAACCGTTAAAGCAAGGGTAAGCCAGTAAGAGACAGAGAGGCTTTGATATGCAAGAATCCAAACAACAAAGAAAGGAACAATTGTATCCAATATTTGAATGATACTTTTCCGAGTATCAGGCTTTTCATAAGGAACCACTTGTTTTCTTAACATCTTTTGATTTTGTTTTTCCATGTATGACCCATCCTCTTCCGATTAGTTATCTTCGATTATAAAGAAAATAAGAAGACATTTGCAGACATACATGTCATACATCAACTATGACAAATGTCATGTTTTAAGAAAATTTTGTGAGAAATGGGTGAGCGCCCATTAAGCGAAGCAACGGATTTCGTGAACAATTGCCGACGTATCATTATTACATCGTTTATATTTTCGTACTTATAAAAAATAGCTGCCAAGATTATCTCGACAGCTTAAAAATTAAATATTATTAAACCCGTTCTAATTGAACTTCCTTTTTATATTCACGGATCATATCTCTTTTTAATTGCCATGTTTTCGGGCTTAAGTAAACTTGATAAATCTCAGGATTTAATAAACGTAATAATTCCGGCTCAAATAACTCCAATTGCTCCCGATGAAAGCTTCTAATTTGCTCCAAATCAGGAAGATCGTAAACTAATGCTCCGTTTACTATAATCGGATGAAGGAGGGGGATGGCTTTAAAGTTTTCTGCAAATCGGTTCGTGTCAAGCTGGACAGGATCAAAAAGCTCGATCCGGTTTCTTGTTAAGACATCCTTTTCATTTGCTAAGGTTATATAATCTGAGATAGCTTTCCCAGTTGTTTGACTGACAAGACGGTACACCTCTTTTTTACCCGGTGTTGTAATTTTTTCTTGGTTACCTGAAATTTTAATAACGGGAATTAGCTCCCCGTTCTTCTCACGGGCAACCAGTTTATAGACACCGCCTAAAGAAGGCTGATCCTCAGCAGTAATCAGGCGAGTTCCTACTCCCCAAGTATCGACTTTGGCCCCTTGTGCCTTTAGATTAAAAATCAGATGCTCATCTAAATCGTTAGAAACCACAATCTTAACGTAATCAAGCCCCGCCTTATCCAGCTGTTCCCGTGCTTTTTTAGACAGGTATGCTAAATCTCCGCTGTCAATCCGGATTGACTGCATCCGTTTCCCTTTTCTTTCAAGCATATGGGCTGTCTTAATTGCATTCGGAATCCCCTTTTCAAGGGTATCATAAGTATCTACCAGCAATGCTACCTGGTCAGGCAAAGCATTGGCATATTTCATAAAAGATTCTTCTTCAGAGTCATGCCCCTGTACCCAAGAATGGGCATGCGTTCCTTTCGTTGGGATTCCAAACCATTTTCCCGCCAGCATATTACTGGTCGCATCGAAACCGGCAATATATGCAGCACGGGCTCCCCATACAGCTGCATCGGCCTCCTGAGCCCTTCTTGATCCAAATTCTAACAAACCGTCGCCTGCAGCAACTCGTACAATCCGTGATGCCTTTGTCGCAATGAGAGTCTGATAGTTTAAAAAGTTTAAAAGAGCGGTTTCTACCAATTGTGTTTCTAATATCGTTCCTTCCACCCGCAATAACGGTTCATTAGGAAAAACTATTTCTCCCTCTTGCACGGAGTATAAATTCCCGTTGAAACGAATTTCACGAAGCATTTGCAAAAAAGCAGGGTCATATTGCTCCTCTTGCTCTGCCAAATACTGAATGTCATCTTCAGAGAAGCGTAAATTTTGGATATACTCAACAATTCGCTGTAAACCAGCAAATACAGCATACCCATTGCCAAATGGAAGTTTACGAAAATAAGCCTCGAAAACAGCATGGTCATTCATTGTTCCATTTATCCAGTGGGCATACATCATATTTATTTCATATTTATCAGTATGTAGTGCTAAATCTTGTATATTCATGGAGCTCCCTTCTTTACTGCTGATTTAATCGAAATCTATTATAATAGAAACTGATTGTAACCGATAAAACCCTATTTTAACCCGTTTAACCTATTTTGCCTATAAAAAAAGGGCTGTGACCTCAGCTTTAATGCTTTGGCACAACCCTATTCTACCTTATTTTTTCAAACCTGTATAAATTAAAATCGCATCTCTTAAGAATTCTGCCGCTTTAGGATGCACCTGATCATAATAGGCTTTAAACCTTTCGTCATCCACATACATTTGCCCAAGACCCGCATGTGCTTCTTTACTATACTCTGGCCAGTAATAGGTTAGCCATTGTTTATGCAAATCTGCAGCTTTTTGGGCAAGACTGCTTCCAGGATCTCCGGATTTTACAGCTTCCGCTAAAGTATCATTTACTTCCTGACCGAGTCGAGTGACTTCTTCATACTCTTCTTCTGTCATGTTTTTAAACTTCTCATATGACTTCCTTACCGTGTCTTCGCCGTACTTTTCTCGGATTTCTTCCCCATATTTTTTCTCATTATCTTCAATCATTTTTTTCTTAAAGCCTTCAAATTTTTCCCGATCTGACATTGTCATTCTCCCTTCCTTTGCATCAATTGTTTTTTCAACATTCGCAATCAGGAGATCTAATTGCTTACGTTTGTCAAGAAGCTGTTGATGATGTTCCTTTAGAGCCTTCAAGCTATTAAAAGCAGGATCAGATAGGATTTGTTTAATTTGATCAAGACTAACCCCTAGTTCTTTGTAAAATAAGATTTGCTGCAGCCTGTCAACTTCGGTTTGACCATAAATCCGGTACCCCGATGAGTTCATTCTGGCCGGCTTCAGAATTCCAATCTCATCATAATACCTTAATGTCCTTGTACTGACTCCTGCCAATCTGCTTAGCTTTTGAATCGTGTATTCCATACTCTAAAACCTCCTGACACCCTCACTGTACACCTTGACGTAACGTCAATGTCAAATCATTATGAAAAATTTTTTTGCGTATTTTATTACCATTATACCTGCAATTAAAAAAGCCCAACCGTTTGGCTGAGCTTTATTAAAATCTCCTTGGATCAAAGGCTGTCTTTAATTGCATAAAACGATACATCAGATTAGCCTGTCTTCCTTTTTGAGTTCGAGGGTTCCTTTTTGATCTCAAGCAATTCATGAATTCAATATCGCATCTTTTCCTCGATCCGCCTCTTTGATAACAAAGATCATGCCTCATGCAACAGGCATCTACATCATTTACAGGTGCACCAGGACCGCTGCACCCAGGACCGCACCAGCGGTACCCCGGAAAAATACACCGAGATGGCCTTCTTTGTCTTGGATACATATTTCACACCCCTACATATATCATTACTTTTAAGATATGTACAAGTTGTGTGATTGGTATTAGCTATATCGCCAATTTTTAGTATCTTTTATGGAAGTACCTGAGTTTCCATCAAGGAATTCCCCCAGCTGTTCTTCCGAAATAACCCGAAATCCGTGTCTTTTTAATAAGGCTGCTGTTACACCATTTCCGG
This genomic window contains:
- a CDS encoding fatty acid desaturase codes for the protein MEKQNQKMLRKQVVPYEKPDTRKSIIQILDTIVPFFVVWILAYQSLSVSYWLTLALTVIGAGLLTRMFIIFHDCCHHSFFKSRKANKILGTITGILTLFPYSQWQHDHSIHHATSSNLDKRGTGDIWLLTVDEFRSASAWTRFRYRLYRNPLIMFGLGPTYVFLLKNRFNKKSAKRGERINLYITNIAIAAIIALLCYTIGWQAFLLVQGPIFLIAGSIGVWLFYVQHTFEDSYFEPNEKWDFVLAAVEGSSFYKLPKVLQWFTGNIGYHHVHHLCPRVPNYQLEAAHKNTDALKHVPTITLKTSLTSLRFRLWDENQKKFVHFKDVPLLPGMNHIPSQSKS
- a CDS encoding nicotinate phosphoribosyltransferase; the protein is MNIQDLALHTDKYEINMMYAHWINGTMNDHAVFEAYFRKLPFGNGYAVFAGLQRIVEYIQNLRFSEDDIQYLAEQEEQYDPAFLQMLREIRFNGNLYSVQEGEIVFPNEPLLRVEGTILETQLVETALLNFLNYQTLIATKASRIVRVAAGDGLLEFGSRRAQEADAAVWGARAAYIAGFDATSNMLAGKWFGIPTKGTHAHSWVQGHDSEEESFMKYANALPDQVALLVDTYDTLEKGIPNAIKTAHMLERKGKRMQSIRIDSGDLAYLSKKAREQLDKAGLDYVKIVVSNDLDEHLIFNLKAQGAKVDTWGVGTRLITAEDQPSLGGVYKLVAREKNGELIPVIKISGNQEKITTPGKKEVYRLVSQTTGKAISDYITLANEKDVLTRNRIELFDPVQLDTNRFAENFKAIPLLHPIIVNGALVYDLPDLEQIRSFHREQLELFEPELLRLLNPEIYQVYLSPKTWQLKRDMIREYKKEVQLERV
- a CDS encoding MerR family transcriptional regulator; this encodes MEYTIQKLSRLAGVSTRTLRYYDEIGILKPARMNSSGYRIYGQTEVDRLQQILFYKELGVSLDQIKQILSDPAFNSLKALKEHHQQLLDKRKQLDLLIANVEKTIDAKEGRMTMSDREKFEGFKKKMIEDNEKKYGEEIREKYGEDTVRKSYEKFKNMTEEEYEEVTRLGQEVNDTLAEAVKSGDPGSSLAQKAADLHKQWLTYYWPEYSKEAHAGLGQMYVDDERFKAYYDQVHPKAAEFLRDAILIYTGLKK
- a CDS encoding phospholipase; translated protein: MYPRQRRPSRCIFPGYRWCGPGCSGPGAPVNDVDACCMRHDLCYQRGGSRKRCDIEFMNCLRSKRNPRTQKGRQANLMYRFMQLKTAFDPRRF